A region of Chloroflexota bacterium DNA encodes the following proteins:
- a CDS encoding M23 family metallopeptidase, with protein sequence MKKNSEGTRSGQKAEVWSPMAHTIGHSRKFGRQLHCRLPRRSSTAARTGFRDLLTIFSLFIVSLFISGCGSAGQPLPTLAPTLGPISVTALPTSPFNLPTSNSNLQPATFNTATPFPTTDFLGEQSTAINIKATEPLRFNFGTQTPAPTLNWRPPPYPVPVSIRQEDHFWFARPIASNAVNWPHPLYRYGSTYFGNMHAHTGVDLDSPLGTPVLAAGSGVVVWTGYGLFGTRPVEDDPYGLAVAVKHDFGYNNQTLYTIYAHMSKINVWINQPVTMGEQIGEVGSTGFSSGPHLHFEVRIGENKFLKTYNPELWLAPPTGWGVLAGRALDKNGNYVPELAIDIYDSAGRYYPIWTYATKSINADPIYQENFVISDLPAGTYRYSMNIAGEAHVGTVEILAGQTSFLVVQETVAEAVAFANPAATNGRAPTLTPTPSSTRAPTGTPTPTAKP encoded by the coding sequence ATGAAAAAGAATTCAGAAGGCACGCGAAGCGGGCAAAAGGCAGAAGTTTGGAGTCCGATGGCGCACACTATCGGTCATTCACGAAAGTTCGGGCGGCAGTTGCACTGCCGCCTGCCGCGCCGCAGTTCAACTGCGGCGCGAACAGGGTTTCGTGATCTATTGACTATTTTTTCATTGTTCATTGTTTCATTGTTCATTAGCGGCTGTGGATCTGCCGGCCAGCCTCTGCCCACCCTTGCGCCCACGCTTGGCCCCATCAGCGTCACGGCCCTGCCGACCTCGCCGTTCAACCTTCCAACATCCAACTCTAACCTTCAACCTGCAACTTTCAACACCGCCACCCCTTTCCCCACCACCGATTTCTTAGGCGAACAATCAACTGCCATCAACATCAAGGCTACCGAGCCGTTGCGGTTCAACTTTGGGACTCAAACACCCGCGCCGACGTTGAATTGGCGGCCACCCCCTTACCCTGTCCCGGTTTCCATCCGCCAGGAAGATCATTTCTGGTTCGCCCGCCCCATCGCCTCCAACGCCGTCAACTGGCCCCACCCGCTCTATCGTTACGGCAGCACCTACTTCGGCAACATGCACGCCCACACCGGAGTCGATCTCGATTCGCCGCTCGGCACGCCGGTGCTGGCCGCCGGGTCGGGCGTGGTGGTCTGGACGGGTTACGGTCTCTTTGGCACCCGGCCGGTCGAGGACGATCCTTACGGGTTGGCCGTCGCCGTCAAACACGACTTTGGTTACAACAACCAGACGCTTTACACGATCTATGCTCACATGTCCAAGATCAACGTCTGGATCAACCAGCCGGTGACGATGGGCGAGCAAATTGGCGAAGTCGGCTCCACCGGATTCTCGTCCGGCCCGCACCTGCACTTTGAAGTCCGCATCGGCGAAAACAAGTTTCTCAAAACCTACAACCCCGAACTGTGGCTGGCGCCGCCCACCGGCTGGGGCGTGCTGGCCGGGCGCGCCCTCGACAAAAACGGCAACTACGTTCCTGAACTGGCGATAGATATTTACGACTCGGCTGGCCGCTACTACCCCATTTGGACGTACGCCACCAAGAGTATCAACGCCGATCCGATCTATCAGGAGAACTTTGTCATCTCCGATCTTCCGGCTGGCACGTATCGTTACTCGATGAATATCGCCGGCGAGGCCCACGTGGGCACGGTGGAAATTCTGGCCGGGCAAACAAGTTTTCTGGTGGTTCAGGAGACGGTGGCCGAGGCCGTTGCCTTTGCCAATCCGGCGGCCACCAATGGCCGGGCGCCGACGCTCACCCCAACCCCGTCCTCCACCCGCGCTCCCACCGGCACGCCAACGCCGACTGCTAAACCTTGA